Genomic window (Pseudomonas sp. MM211):
CAATCGACAGCACCACCGGCAACAGGATCGGGGTGAGGATCAGGATCAGCGGCGCCATGTCCATTACCGTGCCCAGAGCCAGCAACATGAAGTTGATGCACATCAGGATCACGTAGCGGTTGTCGGAGATGGTCATGAACGCGGTGGTGATCTTCGCCGGGATCTGCATCAGCGTCATGATGTAGCCGAAGCTGGCCGCGAAGGCGATCAGGATCATCACGATGGAGATCGTACGCACCGTGCGGTGCATCAGCTTGGGAAGGTCACGCCACTTGTAGTCGCGGTAGACGAACATGGTGACGAAGAACGCCCACAGCACTGCAATCGCTGCCGATTCGGTAGCGGTGAAGATGCCGGAGATGATCCCGCCGAGGATGATCACCATGGTGAACAGGCCCCAGATCGCATCGACGCAGATCTTCAGTGCCTGGCGCAGCGGGATGACTTCGCCTTTCGGGTAGTTGCGCTTCTTCGCGAAGAACATGCACAGGCCCATCATCACGGCGCTGAGCAGCAGACCCGGGCCAATGCCGGCGATGAACAGCGATGCGATGGAGACGGTGCCACCAGCAGCCAGCGAGTAGATCACCGAGTTGTGGCTCGGCGGGGTCAGCAGCGCTTGTACCGAGCCACTCACCGTTACGGCGGTGGCGTATTCGCGCGGATAACCGTTGCGCTCCATTTCCGGGATCATCACCGAACC
Coding sequences:
- a CDS encoding TRAP transporter large permease — translated: MDALILLGSFVVLILLRMPVAYALGLSALIGAWWIDIPLHAVMISVTGGISKFSLLAIPFFVLAGAIMAEGGMSRRLVAFAGVLVGFVRGGLSLVNIMASTFFGAISGSALADTASVGSVMIPEMERNGYPREYATAVTVSGSVQALLTPPSHNSVIYSLAAGGTVSIASLFIAGIGPGLLLSAVMMGLCMFFAKKRNYPKGEVIPLRQALKICVDAIWGLFTMVIILGGIISGIFTATESAAIAVLWAFFVTMFVYRDYKWRDLPKLMHRTVRTISIVMILIAFAASFGYIMTLMQIPAKITTAFMTISDNRYVILMCINFMLLALGTVMDMAPLILILTPILLPVVLSIGVDPVHFGMIMLVNLGIGLITPPVGAVLFVGAAIGKVTIENTVKALLPFYAALFMVLMAVTYIPAISLWLPSVVL